A single region of the Salvia miltiorrhiza cultivar Shanhuang (shh) chromosome 8, IMPLAD_Smil_shh, whole genome shotgun sequence genome encodes:
- the LOC130998043 gene encoding uncharacterized protein LOC130998043 — translation MASSSQANVPYLRRDTIDQTEVAISTYYRDSHFPELVETLNVVGEQCNSDLLGRFRASCFGHFTDWRPGAKSNKALHQIVSRQIVSEENEMCFFLCGARVRFSPADYALVTGLNFGGSRFDATLQHDCSRVEAYRRFCGTRSMTIQSLIKRVCDLDSRVDDEDGSLYLRAVLVCVAHTLVLGLDARVQPWLWVLVDDLAAFDRFPWGAYSYKMLCHYTRETGKGEKYHFYGPSWALYVWALERVPGFGHMVAASSGDPTAHPRCLRWTFRGKPKLHGLRDLFEGQGGVMPLDPDADDLSSHYFISALTPGELSVSFRPPDNPLARGVQFPQGTGARVVEERGDEEDVPRQPCTTRSHSVRGPPARHSVDPGKRPAPHTSSSSSGSRTVSSPSEGEVDRKWVKKTIRQEIKKAFGKFVEKLKSKGKKDRCKNSKHFRVPDSPDDDDQRRSPDDYQPRSPPPSASGPDASEPARHSRSCDDDPRGEEPRHPETQDYNEQWRAMNQSVQGDYTPAEQTFDWSTQVYPHWSSPFLKPQYRTETPIFFAEPLTSIAPHEWGQSSSAGQAQTEEPEPQTEQPQVLLLQHLEQPPAEQQPAEQPPAEQPPAEPPRRSQRVRRPSNYQRSPWVNSQMPRPVTQVCSDHYEKWMARCREGRGREIYVKASGGLREYDDFARVDNVSQEFTTGDIDLYFLSLRNRLRASADLLDDVDMNNTIILDTDWFIYLQGEWDALLEKWARSEFTPEEYHILTHGAVADGWQPRIDWLCQIRGKAVKGHELPPGHIGWMDATQVLMPVIIGHHFVLCRIRLGELVCEVYDPVFHKLSPRQQDGRVGELLPLLRLLPIVLQLARWLDDTSIDSTVAKEKYPLMTAVFAPAEVQFHQQDSVSCGPFVCMYAERLISGSPSIEWGNHNVAAYRAKIARSIFSLCETRTHRISRLGFA, via the exons Atggcatcttcttcacag gcgAATGTCCCATATCTTCGTCGCGACACTATAGACCAGACGGAGGTTGCTATCAGCACCTACTATAGGGATTCACATTTTCCGGAGctggttgaaactttaaatgtggTCGGTGAACAGTGCAATTCAGATTTATTGGGAAGATTTAGAGCATCATGTTTTGGGCATTTCACTGATTGGAGGCCCGGCGCGAAGAGCAATAAAGCATTACACCAGATTGTATCGAGGCAGATTGTGTCAGAAGAAAATGAGATGTGCTTCTTTCTGTGCGGAGCACGAGTCAGATTTTCCCCTGCGGACTACGCATTAGTGACTGGGCTCAATTTCGGGGGATCGAGGTTCGATGCGACATTACAGCACGACTGCAGTCGCGTGGAGGCATACCGACGATTCTGCGGTACGCGAAGCATGACCATACAGTCGCTCATCAAACGCGTGTGCGATTTGGATAGTCGAGTGGATGATGAGGATGGGAGCCTGTACCTTCGTGCTGTCCTCGTGTGTGTGGCTCACACCCTTGTTCTTGGGTTGGATGCGCGGGTACAGCCGTGGCTTTGGGTGTTGGTGGATGATCTGGCtgcatttgatagattcccctggGGCGCGTATTCGTATAAGATGTTATGCCATTATACGAGAGAGACAGGAAAGGGCGagaagtatcacttctacggtccttcgtgggctttatatgTCTGGGCATTGGAGCGCGTCCCGGGCTTCGGACACATGGTCGCAGCATCTAGCGGTGATCCGACAGCGCACCCTCGGTGTTTGAGATGGACTTTCAGGGGTAAGCCGAAGCTTCACGGTCTGCGCGATCTATTCGAGGGACAG GGTGGTGTCATGCCCCTGGACCCCGATGCTGACGATCTGTCGAGTCACTACTTCATATCAGCGCTGACACCGGGCGAACTCTCGGTGAGCTTCAGGCCCCCCGACAACCCATTAGCTCGGGGTGTCCAATTTCCACAGGGCACCGGAGCCCGTGTTGTGGAGGAGCGCGGGGACGAGGAGGATGTACCTAGACAGCCTTGTACGACTCGCAGTCACAGCGTCCGGggccct ccggctcgtcattcagtAGATCCGGGCAAGCGCCCAGCGCCGCATACTTCTTCATCGTCGAGCGGATCTCGGACTGTATCCAGTCCCAGCGAGGGTGAGGTGGATCGTAAGTGGGTGAAGAAGACGATCCGTCAGGAGATTAAGAAGGCCTTCGGCAAATTCGTGGAGAAATTGAAGAGCAAGGGCAAAAAGGATAGGTGCAAGAATAGCAAACATTTCCGAGTGCCCGACTCCCCTGATGATGATGACCAGCGACGGTCCCCTGATGATTACCAGCCACGGTCTCCTCCACCCAGTGCTTCAGGGCCCGACGCTTCAgagccggctcgtcattcaCGTTCCTGCGACGACGACCCCCGCGGTGAGGAACCACGCCATCCAGAGACCCAGGATTACAACGAGCAGTGGCGGGCCATGAATCAGTCTGTTCAGGGCGACTACACACCGGCGGAGCAGACTTTTGACTGGTCGACCCAGGTCTACCCTCATTGGTCTTCCCCATTCCTGAAGCCGCAGTATAGAACAGAGACCCCGATATTCTTTGCTGAACCgctcacttctattgcaccacaTGAGTGGGGACAGTCCAGTTCGGCAGGACAGGCTCAGACGGAGGAGCCTGAGCCACAGACAGAGCAGCCACAGGTACTACTGCTGCAGCACCTAGAGCAGCCGCCGGCTGAGCAGCAGCCAGCAGAGCAGCCGCCGGCAGAGCAGCCGCCAGCAGAGCCCCCGCGTCGCAGTCAGAGGGTGAGGCGTCCGTCTAACTATCAGCGATCGccttgggttaatagccaaatgCCACGTCCAGTGACACAAGTCTGCAGTGACCATTATGAGAAGTGGATGGCTAGGTGTCGAGAGGGTAGGGGTCGTGAGATTTATGTCAAGGCAAGTGGTGGTTTGCGGGAGTACGACGACTTCGCGCGGGTGGATAATGTCAGCCAGGAATTCACAACTGGG GATATTGACTTGTATTTCTTAAGCTTGAGAAATAGACTTCGAGCTTCAGCAGATTTACTGGATGACGTAGATATGAATAACACAATCATATTAGACACGGATTGGTTT ATATACCTCCAGGGCGAGTGGGACGCTCTATTGGAGAAGTGGGCAAGAAGTGAGTTTACTCCAGAGGAGTATCATATATTGACGCATGGAGCAGTAGCTGATGGTTGGCAGCCCCGGATAGACTGGCTCTGCCAAATACGTGGAAAAGCCGTTAAGGGCCATGAACTTCCTCCTGGTCATATAGGATGGATGGATGCCACACAG GTTCTCATGCCAGTCATAATTGGCCACCATTTTGTCCTATGTCGGATCCGGTTAGGAGAATTGGTTTGCGAGGTCTATGACCCAGTATTCCACAAGCTATCACCTCGACAGCAGGATGGTCGAGTTGGTGAACTACTGCCTTTACTGAGATTGTTGCCAATTGTCCTTCAGTTGGCGAGGTGGCTAGACGACACATCCATTGATTCGACAGTGGCAAAGGAGAAGTACCCACTTATGACGGCGGTGTTTGCTCCAGCGGAGGTTCAGTTTCACCAGCAGGACTCTGTCAGCTGCGGGCCTTTCGTCTGCATGTATGCAGAACGACTGATATCTGGCTCTCCATCCATTGAGTGGGGTAACCACAACGTGGCGGCATACAGGGCCAAGATTGCTAGATCTATATTTTCGTTGTGTGAAactaggacacatcgtatctCTAGACTTGGTTTTGCATAG
- the LOC130998044 gene encoding uncharacterized protein LOC130998044, translating into MLLKTITVEECMFLRSISLNLPAGDSPAQQSVEPSVTWGNDQSTGWPSWDEPNPYQYDRLITDRCWGPADDQYTYEPQFVEDAGNVDEDYVPSSEAETDTSASEDLSETENVRRAEIEYAGWQNLQIDEDDDEQVPGADELTNWLVPVIPLDAAAALVDIEDYQLLPRELSKNMYFNSKDDLIVAIGLWNMKQGKEFSVSKSDSRRVYFKCKHSDTCPFKLHASSQDGVIWGVYKFTNEHSCDGELGRVARIKAPAKVVAAYLAQKIHDDCEILKPKAIQLELRREFGVQIKYDVALRARNRATEMVYGRHDQSFEMLPKYLYMLRQSNPGSRVEWEVDDDGRFKHLFVALAASATPFMFSLRPVIVVDGTHLKGKNRGILFVAVTKDGNESLFPLAYGVGLKENDESWSYFMSRIRRVYGQADPLLIVSDQHISIANAIRNELPNATHGLCYYHLQNNLKHYGKAVVEVYRQAAFAYEKSDFNRAMNALKVMKRAAYDKLMGIGPEKWARSMCPMPVRRYSFMTSNAAEAFNSRLLWARRLPICSMLEAIRIVIEKWFSERLRAAQQIEQGLTVEAGKRVAIEVQKSRRYTAQRLSGMKYKVQTADRSFKVDLEKKKCECRVFQLDQLPCSHSIAAISEAGDTIAEYVDSYYTNDFLIDTYSREVNNLPPRRQWLVPEHIAEQVVLPLIVKGQAGRPKEGRHRGGGEGTSTQADESSSIRRRKPKKCSICHEEGHSKRTCAGRATEPRE; encoded by the exons atgttgtTGAAGACGATTACAGTGGAGGAGTGTATGTTCCTTCGttcgatctccctcaatcttccgg CCGGAGATTCACCGGCGCAACAAAGTGTTGAACCGTCGGTCACTTGGGGTAATGATCAGTCAACGGGTTGGCCTTCATGGGATGAGCCAAATCCGTACCAGTACGATCGCCTAATAACTGATCGTTGTTGGGGTCCAGCTGATGATCAATATACGTACGAGCCTCAGTTCGTGGAGGATGCTGGTAATGTAGATGAAGATTATGTTCCATCGTCTGAAGCCGAGACTGATACAAGCGCCTCTGAAGACTTGTCGGAGACAGAGAACGTGAGAAGGGCGGAGATTGAATATGCAGGTTGGCAGAATTTGCAGATCGACGAGGATGATGACGAACAGGTTCCTGGAGCAGAtgaactaactaattggttagtacCGGTTATCCCGTTGGACGCCGCAGCGGCACTTGTGGATATTGAAGATTATCAGCTATTGCCTCGGGAGTTGTCaaagaatatgtatttcaatagcaaagatgatctgatcgttgcaatcggtctgtggaacatgaagcaggGCAAGGAATTTTCTGTCAGCAAATCAGACAGCAGACGAGTCTACTTCAAATGCAAGCATTCAGATACGTGCCCCTTCAAGCTCCATGCATCGTCACAAGATGGAGTCATTTGGGGAGTGTATAAGTTCACCAATGAGCACTCATGCGACGGTGAGCTAGGGCGCGTAGCGCGAATAAAGGCCCCCGCAAAAGTCGTCGCAGCATATTTAGCACAGAAGATACACGATGATTGCGAGATCTTGAAGCCGAAGGCCATCCAGCTGGAGCTGCGACGTGAGTTTGGCGTACAGATCAAGTACGATGTTGCATTGCGAGCCCGTAATCGAGCCACTGAGATGGTTTATGGTCGACATGATCAGTCCTTCGAGATGCTGCCCAAGTACTTATACATGTTGAGACAATCCAATCCCGGTTCGAGGGTGGAGTGGGAAGTTGACGATGATggccgattcaaacacttatttgttgctcttgcagcttcggctacccctttcatgttcagtttacggccagtgattgtcgtcgatggcacacacttgaagggcaagaataggggtattttgtttgttgcagtGACGAAGGACGGCAACGAGAGTTTGTTCCCACTCGCGTATGGTGTTGGCCTGAAAGAAAACGATGAATCGTGGAGTTATTTCATGTCACGCATTCGACGTGTTTATGGCCAAGCCGATCCACTTTTGATTGTCTCTGATCAGCATATCTCCATTGCCAATGCTATCAGGAATGAGTTACCAAATGCAACCCACGGCCTATGCTACTACCATTTGCAAAATAACCTGAAGCATTACGGTAAGGCAGTGGTCGAGGTGTATCGACAAGCTGCATTTGCGTACGAGAAGTCCGACTTCAATAGGgctatgaacgccctgaagGTTATGAAGAGAGCTGCGTACGATAAACTAATGGGGATTGGGCCGGAGAAGTGGGCTCGTTCGATGTGTCCTATGCCTGTGCGACGCTACAGTTTTATGACATCAAATGCTGCTGAAGCTTTTAATTCCAGATTGTTGTGGGCAAGAAGACTTCCTATATGCTCGATGTTAGAGGCAATCAGAATTGTTATTGAGAAATGGTTCAGCGAGCGACTAAGGGCTGCACAACAAATCGAGCAAGGCTTGACTGTTGAGGCTGGTAAAAGGGTAGCTATTGAAGTCCAAAAAAGTCGTCGATACACTGCACAAAGGTTGAGTGGCATGAAGTATAAGGTGCAAACTGCTGACAGAAGCTTCAAGGTGGATCtagagaagaaaaaatgcgaATGTCGAGTATTTCAGCTAGACCAACTGCCCTGTTCTCATTCAATCGCTGCAATAAG tGAAGCCGGTGATACGATCGCGGAGTATGTAGACTCGTACTACACGAATGACTTTCTTATCGATACTTACTCTCGCGAAGTTAATAATCTCCCGCCGAGACGCCAGTGGTTGGTTCCCGAGCACATCGCTGAGCAGGTTGTATTACCTCTGATTGTAAAAGGTCAAGCGGGGCGCCCAAAAGAAGGTAGACATCGAGGTGGTGGTGAAGGCACCAGCACACAAGCCGATGAGTCTTCTAGTATCAGGCGTCGTAAACCAAAGAAGTGCAGCATCTGCCATGAAGAAGGACACAGCAAGAGAACGTGCGCTGGCAGGGCGACTGAGCCCAGGGAGTAG
- the LOC131000812 gene encoding LIM domain-containing protein WLIM1-like: MAAATTNAGPQKCTACDQTVYLVDRLAANNRVYHKACFRCHHCNGTLKLGNFNSFEGVLYCRPHFDQLFKRTGSLDKSFEGIPKIARPEKTVENENAAKVSGLFVGTKDKCRGCEKTVYPIEKVSVNGAAYHKSCFKCSYGGCTISPSNYIAHEGVLFCKHHHMQLIKAKGNLSQLESEAAAATKEAAASPSSVEVEAQ, translated from the exons ATGGCCGCCGCCACAACTAATGCTGGTCCCCAGAAATGCACTGCTTGCGACCAGACTGTGTATCTGGTTGATCGCCTCGCCGCCAACAACCGCGTCTATCACAAGGCCTGCTTCCGCTGCCACCACTGCAATGGCACCCTCAAG CTGGGAAACTTCAACTCTTTCGAGGGAGTGCTCTACTGCAGGCCACACTTCGATCAGCTCTTCAAGAGAACTGGCAGCCTCGACAAGAGCTTCGAAG GAATTCCAAAGATCGCTAGGCCCGAAAAGACTGTTGAAAATGAG AACGCAGCCAAGGTTTCTGGCCTGTTTGTCGGAACCAAAGACAAATGCCGGGGCTGTGAAAAGACAGTTTATCCCATTGAAAAG GTTTCTGTGAATGGAGCTGCGTACCACAAGAGCTGCTTCAAGTGCAGCTATGGCGGGTGCACGATTAGCCCATCGAACTACATTGCGCATGAGGGCGTTCTGTTCTGCAAGCACCACCACATGCAGCTCATCAAGGCTAAGGGAAACCTCAGCCAGCTCGAGAGCGAGGCCGCCGCCGCTACCAAAGAGGCAGCGGCATCTCCATCGTCTGTTGAAGTCGAGGCTCAGTGA